From the Helianthus annuus cultivar XRQ/B chromosome 17, HanXRQr2.0-SUNRISE, whole genome shotgun sequence genome, the window AGTTGTACAAAGGATAGAAAAAAAGGAAATAAGAACACAGTGAACTCGATGGAAAATATAAGCAAAAGAAGAAGTATAAATCACACCGAAAATAGAAAGGCATAAGAAGGAATACAACAACACATCTAGCGACTGCTAATTAGTCAAtctcaacaacaacaaaacacaaTAAACAAAACTAACTACATTTGCCCAAACAAACATATATACCTGACATTCTAATCATAATTGTCCTCCATTTACGACTTTTTCTCTCATTTATTTCCTAGTACTACATTTGCCCAAACAAACATATATACCTGACATTCTAATCATAATTGTCCTCCAAAACACTTGGGTTTGtgagagcattcacattctatccatcaaaatatgtgagaggggtttttatattataaagggtataaaaagtggttgtgagtggaggagagagaaaatgttactgtttatctgtatatttgaggggacactgttcacccactataatttttttaatatatattgaaagtagTTGTGAgtaaaggagagagaaaaatgtaatgataatattatttagtTGAAAAGgggagagaaaaagtatttgtttttagtgaaaatatattgatataggagttgttttttagtggaatgtatgtataatttgatggattggatgtgaatgctctgagTCAAAGAATTCGTCCGAGTTCCTGCCTCGCCAGTTCAACAGATTGTTTGTTGCataaaatataaaagaaaacatatatTGACATAAAATATTTTCACATTCCATACGACATTAATAACTTTGGAAGTATGATACATAATACTAGAAAATACAAATAAACTAATACGGCACATTGTCTTTCATTTCGATGGAAAACCATCACTAAGATGCACGCAGTATGATGGAACCACACTTGAAGAAGCATATTTActtattaatatattatacaagGAGCGAGGTAGCTAGTTCACGTGGCAGCTGAAATCTTCCTTCACAAAGAGAAAGACACAAGGGTTAAAATCAAAATGTATACATTTATACATAATTAGTACGAAAAAACACATTGCAACCAATTAAAATTAAGCAGTTATATGTGGAATACTTGTTGTCACGTCTAACTTTGGTAGTAAATGCATGGAGGGAAACTTAGAACAGCCAAATTATATAGATCACAAAACTTGATCTAAATGGCAACCTGTCATACTGGAAAACATTTATCGTATAAAAAATTACGTTAAGAAAATACCTTGACAACCAAAGGAAAACAACAATTCTAAGGGATTGATTGTTTCAAATAAGCACGCCACTCATCAATACATGCCATTTGATCTGGTGCCAAGCTAGGTAGTTCACGCGCTTGAAGTCTTTCGATTATCATCCTAGTACTACCAAGAATCTTTGCTGCAGCTCGAACACTAGCCTCTCGTTCTTCTATTGTGCTTCCATGGCATTTCATTGCTATGACTCGTGGTAAGTTGGTGAGGCAAGCAACCACTATGCTCCCAATCATGTCAGATAAAAGAGCAAACAATTGCTCTTCACTGATATGCTCGCTGCCAGGGTATTTACGCATGATTGTTTGTGAGATACGGTACATTGAATTGGCAGCAATCAACTGGTTTTGAGAGTTCTCCAACGTATCATCAGTGTCGCTTTTGTTGATAACTTCTTCTGCTTTATCAGAATACCATTTAAGAATCTCTCTTggcgatttttctctaaaatcaatTCTTTGGAGTGGGTTCCCCAACCATTTGTGAGTGACTTCTACCTCATGCCACAAGATCCTTGTTGCTATATGAATATTTTTAGCCTCACCGTTATTGTTAAGGCTTTCATCAACCAAAAAAGTATAGAATAGACCTTCACAAACACTATTGAACAAGCTATCAACAGTATCCGTACAGATATTTGGAAGAGTTCTGGTAACACACGTTAAAGTTACTATCGGTAAGCTCCAACTGTTGGGAAACTTAACAGATAGTAGTGGTTGAACTTCATCGCTATCAAAGCTCAACACACCTTCAAATCTTGTAGATCTCTCAACAAGTTTCAGAAGATTTTTGGGCGGTTTCTTCTCGGCCTTCTGGATCAAAGTGTCCACTGACTTTGATATGCTTTTGAGTGTTCTTTTACCAAGCTCCATCTCGTTCTCAAGTCGCAAAACATAGTTCTCAATATCTTCCTCTGTATCATTTGGGCCAAGATCGTGTATAATGTCACGATTTGAAACCATGGGCATAGCAAAGAACATTGCCATAAGTAGCATCCAGCAATGTACACAATACACACCAATAATTACAATGCCGATTGGAATGAGTGCTATTGTTTTGCATGATACAACAATTACCATCTGAAATCCAATGCAGACATGTATTATGAAGTGATTTAAATTGTGGACAAGAGCTTTTAATGTGTGACTGCCTATTGGTAAAACTAAATGGATCTCTTTCCATTCAAACAACTTTTGGAGCCAATACTTCTCTACTTTAAAGATCTTAGTATGTTTTTTACACCACTTGAGGGACAATTTGAAGCTTAAAGGTGCAAAACATCTAAATAATGAGTGTATTGTACCCACTACAATTCCAACAGACTGTATCAAGAAAATCCCAACCACTGACCACTTATAATCTGAATCATAgtctaaaaatagcttaaaataATTGTGTTCTCCCAAGATTTCGTAGTCTCTAATGCTGTAGATGAAGAAAGTTAGCACATCATAAAAATATATGATTGTACTAAAAATGCAAATTATACCAGCAGCAGAGCATAATGGAGTAGTAGCCACGACAAACTGTGGGCTAGACGTTCCCGCCATGATAGAATATCTTCTCACACATTGTATTAGTTCCTCCACTGTAGGCATTCTTGTATGCATATCTTTTGACACCAACTTATGAGCAGCCTGATACTTGTTTTCCAATATTTGTTTTGACACTGGTGCTGTTAAAGCTACAGATGTCAATACTATGAGTAAATATAGCATTGCACCAATGTATATGTATGTGATGTAATAATTTTGAACTACACCAGTGTGAATTTGGATTGAAACATTGACAACGATGGTAATGACAAGAATAAGCAAACCTATGACATTTTCAAAAAGTTCCTTGTTGTCCATAGATGCTAGAGCAGGCAATAAATTAGCCATCATAGTCGTCATGAAGGGCATGCTTACCAACTTTCCAAATGCATCCATCCAGCGTGACATGGGATCATTTAAATCTACAGGGAGCTTCATTGCAGCAGTAATCACCATGATAGAAGCAGCGTTTAGCGTGAAGTATTTGGATGGAAACCAGAGTTTTTTGTTTTGGAAACCATGAAACAAATCGGCAGCCATGGCAAGGACACAAAATAATGATGCTACAGCTATGTAGATCCCGATCCACAACATAGGCTTGCCATATCTTCTCTGTTTTACATCATATTGATATACTAAATCACATAGTTTTGCTTGAAAATCTATCTCTTGTTGACTGATGGACAGGTGGCTGTGGTTGCATTCAGGAGCGGAATCAAGAAGACCGTATGTATATACTAACCAGGTCTTAATTTCCAGACATTTATTATATGCATCTAAACCTGAATCCATGTTCGAAGTTACGATAGAGTGACTATGTAACTCAATGCTAATGTTAATGAAACAGGAAGATGAAATGTCTCTTTTGTATCAAATAATTTCAAAGATGTTGCACTTGAAAGCTGCAATTCCAATCATAAAATTAAATCGACATGGCACTGGATAAACCTTATGTGGTTGTACCGTGTAGTACGTACAATAATTGCAGGCAAAAGTTGTTTTGGGTCCGCCTTAAGAAAAGCTCGTAAAATTGATTCACATGATACACGATCAGATTAAAAAGGTGGGTGCTGTCATTCCAAATTTTTACTAGTTTTACATTTCCATTCCTATTATCCCGTTTAGAATAAAAATACTAAGAAATGCAACATAGTTGAGATATATTGTTGGTAATTATTGAGTTAGATAGGGGTTCAATACTTCAATCCCCATGCTGATAAAAAGAAaagttttttaagaaaaaaatgtCATAGGAAAAAATCCCTAGAATGAGCAACTGATTTCAGAAAGAATCATCGACGTACTCATTTGTTTAGTAGTACGGGTTTAAATTGAAATGAGGGAATGGTTAACTTTGAAAAGAATTAAATAATTTACAAATGTCGGATTTTTCATTGTTATATGCAAATAAAGTTGGTTCATGAATTATGTGTCATCAAAGCACTTAGTCTTGTTcttcaaagttgttcttaaataATTGCGCAACAGTCGTTAAAAGAAGAAAGTTGACAACTTATAAGATGTGGCTTAAGTAAATGTGCCTGTCGATCGATCACTTTTCTAAAATAACAAATTTGTGGTTATAAGGTGAGTAAATTTATTGTTTGTTTTAAACCAGGTAGTCAAATACTCGAAGGAAACCACTAGAATGTGGTTTGCTATATGGTAGATGTTATTTAGTTTTACAAGGTAAGACCAAGAAAGTTAGATAACTGATCAAGAAAACTATGCATCCGCTAATATCTTCGCATTACTTAGTTTTGCTATTACTTGTTGGAAGAAGCAACATATTTTAAGAACATATATATTCATATATCATAACACTATAGAGAAAGAAGGTGAAAGTGTGAAACTACTCTCCATGTGTATTTAAAACCGAAGCTACAATCAAACATACACTCAAGTAACAATGGAAAGTTTAGGTGCAAAACAGTCAACCATTTATTATAGGTTAAGGGTATTCGTACATCCTCAAAATTAGGTGCATATGTAGGTCCCGATACGGATCGTCGGACAACGATGATTTCTAGTTTCGGGTGCCGaaacgagtgcggaatccccgttaCGACACAAACCGAGCGAGAGAGTAAAAACAATAAAAGGATTCAACGTTTAACAATTGTATATTGATTTAGACAAAGTTTCGGTACAAAATTTGATAAAATACAAAGCACACCGGAACTTTCTCTCACTACTCTCTCTAAGCTCATTCAAGCTCGCTCTTTGTGTTTGTATCTTGCTTCTGTCTgctgtgaatatatatatataatgtgcaAGTCGACGAACAACTTGCAGTCGACGAAGGACTCCCACGAATGATCTGAGACGGCGAAGAACTTGTTTCTTCGCCACAATGATAAACATCAGTTCTTCGTCATATATGAGTGATCAGTtcttctgtgacaactcgaaatttagaacctttcgttgtaacttgcttgtacgttttgtgactagttaaaatgataacgtgaacccttttatgtgataagtgctttgttgtgagtgcatttgtatatatatgtgtacgtgttttatgtgaaccgagaacccaacccgagaaccaagaacccgactcgagaccatgaggtctcgagtgtatagtaatcggttttgggccttgggccgagaacctttggccggttgggcctttgggccgtgaacccccactcgaaacccactaagggtgcacacacttggaacttgactatataaactacccttagttagtttttaccacttgttgaacattacaacacacacactctcctacttctctctctcacctaaactctagaacacaaacacacttcatcattcttggatctttggacttggatcggctcacacacacacccggttggaagcttttcacacaccctcg encodes:
- the LOC110925791 gene encoding uncharacterized protein LOC110925791; the encoded protein is MDSGLDAYNKCLEIKTWLVYTYGLLDSAPECNHSHLSISQQEIDFQAKLCDLVYQYDVKQRRYGKPMLWIGIYIAVASLFCVLAMAADLFHGFQNKKLWFPSKYFTLNAASIMVITAAMKLPVDLNDPMSRWMDAFGKLVSMPFMTTMMANLLPALASMDNKELFENVIGLLILVITIVVNVSIQIHTGVVQNYYITYIYIGAMLYLLIVLTSVALTAPVSKQILENKYQAAHKLVSKDMHTRMPTVEELIQCVRRYSIMAGTSSPQFVVATTPLCSAAGIICIFSTIIYFYDVLTFFIYSIRDYEILGEHNYFKLFLDYDSDYKWSVVGIFLIQSVGIVVGTIHSLFRCFAPLSFKLSLKWCKKHTKIFKVEKYWLQKLFEWKEIHLVLPIGSHTLKALVHNLNHFIIHVCIGFQMVIVVSCKTIALIPIGIVIIGVYCVHCWMLLMAMFFAMPMVSNRDIIHDLGPNDTEEDIENYVLRLENEMELGKRTLKSISKSVDTLIQKAEKKPPKNLLKLVERSTRFEGVLSFDSDEVQPLLSVKFPNSWSLPIVTLTCVTRTLPNICTDTVDSLFNSVCEGLFYTFLVDESLNNNGEAKNIHIATRILWHEVEVTHKWLGNPLQRIDFREKSPREILKWYSDKAEEVINKSDTDDTLENSQNQLIAANSMYRISQTIMRKYPGSEHISEEQLFALLSDMIGSIVVACLTNLPRVIAMKCHGSTIEEREASVRAAAKILGSTRMIIERLQARELPSLAPDQMACIDEWRAYLKQSIP